A window of the Desulfobacula toluolica Tol2 genome harbors these coding sequences:
- a CDS encoding FAD-dependent oxidoreductase, translated as MTQDSTPQKDISGSVMVLGGGIAGMQSAIDLANSGYYVYLVEKSYAIGGMMARLDKTFPTNDCTMUVISPKLVEVGRHLNIELLTNTELLEVDGQEGNFTARVKENPRFVDLLKCTSCGECAKVCPVEVPSEHNQGLAPRKAVFKQYEQAIPGAYGISKRSTAPCKATCPAHVSIQGFIALMNQGNYAQALKLFKQEHPFPGSCGRVCHHPCEAVCTRGDADEPLAIQYLHRYLAELDFEEDDPYIPEVEEKRDEKVAIVGSGPAGLTTAYYMAQKGYTVTIFEKLPVKGGMMAVGIPEYRLPKAELAKEIDVIEKLGVEIQTSVEFGRDVTLESLKKDGYSALFMATGLHGSRGLGVKGEDLDGVIKGVEFLRDAALGTAEKLTGKVMVIGGGNVAVDVALTARRLGSDDVTMVCLEKRDEMPAWDYEIEEAIEEKVKIINSLGPIRFIEANGKVGEVEFQECTSVFDENGRFNPQYDDCKLTCYEADTVIVAIGQMGVLDFADEQGIALTPPGGLEADPVTLQTPIDWVFAGGDAFYGPKSVVDAIASGKTAAQSMHRFINGEDLMEGREEKSWDYEKPDIDNVPRLQRPIPAKISVEEREGNFREVTLNLAKEAIDKEAARCLSCGICSECYQCVDACLAGAINHEEQPKIRDLNVGSVILTTGATTFDPSGLDDIYMYNRSQNVMTSLEFERILSAGGPTMGHLVRPSDEKEPEKIAWLQCIGSRDTNRCGNGYCSSVCCMYAIKDAMIAKEHSDKELDAAIFNMDMRTFGKDYEKYYNRAADQEGVRFVKSRIHSVVEEPGTDNLILNYADEEGKMHQEVFDMVILSVGLVIPEESVALANRIGVELDKYNFVKTPTFNPLQTSRPGIYVSGSFQGPKDIPSSITEASGSACAAGIKLAAARHTNTKTVVMPEQRDVLGEEPRIGVFVCKCGINIAGIIDVEEVENYTKTLPNVVYTGENLFTCSQDTQVSIKEIINEHNLNRVVVASCTPKTHEGIFMDTLEEAGLNKYLFEMANIRNQDSWMHFHEPEKATRKAKDLIRMAVARVATLGPLHDKRISVIDKALVIGGGVAGMTAAKGLADQGYHVTLVEKQNHLGGLGNRLHHTIEGDDIKAYLKELIDTVENHDKIEILKQALIVEFGGYKGNFNTTVLVGTSMEERKIDHGAMIVATGATEYQPTEFLYNESEAVVTQLELSDMMEENKVGNPDRVIMIQCVGSRNQENPNCSRVCCQSAVKNAIALKEKNPDTDVFILYRDMRMYSMLEEFYTKARNMGVIFSRFDPENKPEVTKGQDGKLSVTFTDHVLGCKVEASADLVVLSAGVKAADTEELATIIKTNTNAEGFFMEAHVKLRPVEAPTEGIFICGTAHGPKLITETITQAMAAASRATTFLSQESLTLSSVTAEVMQENCAACLVCVRSCPYNVPVINELGVSYIDPALCQGCGVCASECPAKTIKLNWYEDNQLLSKVESLLEGVI; from the coding sequence ATGACTCAAGATTCAACACCACAGAAAGATATTTCAGGTTCTGTCATGGTTCTTGGCGGTGGAATCGCAGGAATGCAGTCTGCAATTGATTTGGCCAATTCAGGGTATTATGTGTACCTGGTTGAAAAATCATATGCCATTGGTGGTATGATGGCACGGCTGGATAAGACATTTCCGACCAACGACTGCACAATGTGAGTGATTTCACCTAAACTGGTCGAGGTCGGCCGGCATCTGAACATCGAATTGTTGACAAATACGGAACTTCTTGAGGTTGATGGCCAAGAAGGAAATTTTACTGCAAGGGTGAAAGAAAATCCAAGGTTTGTTGATTTGTTGAAATGTACGTCATGTGGGGAATGCGCCAAGGTGTGCCCTGTGGAAGTGCCCAGTGAACACAACCAGGGGCTTGCACCGCGAAAAGCTGTCTTTAAACAATACGAACAAGCCATACCGGGTGCATATGGGATTTCCAAAAGATCTACTGCCCCTTGTAAGGCAACTTGTCCGGCTCATGTGAGTATCCAGGGATTTATCGCTTTGATGAATCAGGGCAATTATGCCCAAGCGCTTAAGCTGTTCAAACAAGAACATCCTTTTCCCGGTTCCTGTGGCCGTGTCTGTCACCATCCCTGTGAAGCGGTTTGTACAAGAGGGGATGCGGACGAACCCCTGGCCATCCAGTACCTTCACCGGTATCTGGCTGAACTGGATTTTGAAGAAGATGATCCGTATATTCCTGAGGTTGAAGAGAAGCGGGATGAAAAAGTGGCTATTGTCGGTTCCGGGCCTGCAGGCCTTACCACGGCTTATTATATGGCGCAAAAGGGGTATACCGTTACCATATTTGAAAAACTGCCGGTCAAGGGCGGCATGATGGCTGTTGGTATACCTGAATACCGTCTGCCCAAGGCTGAGTTGGCAAAAGAAATTGACGTTATTGAAAAACTTGGTGTTGAGATCCAAACTTCGGTTGAATTCGGCAGGGATGTGACCTTGGAAAGTCTTAAAAAAGACGGGTACAGCGCCTTGTTTATGGCCACAGGTCTCCATGGTTCCCGCGGGTTGGGAGTCAAGGGCGAAGACCTTGACGGCGTGATCAAGGGGGTTGAATTCTTGAGGGATGCAGCACTTGGCACAGCCGAAAAACTGACCGGCAAGGTCATGGTTATCGGAGGCGGTAATGTGGCGGTTGACGTTGCCTTGACAGCCAGAAGGCTTGGCTCTGATGATGTTACCATGGTCTGTCTTGAAAAGCGGGATGAAATGCCGGCCTGGGATTATGAGATTGAAGAGGCTATTGAAGAAAAGGTTAAAATTATCAATAGCCTTGGACCCATAAGGTTTATTGAAGCCAACGGAAAAGTAGGTGAAGTTGAGTTCCAGGAATGTACCTCTGTATTTGATGAAAACGGCAGGTTTAATCCCCAGTATGATGATTGTAAATTAACTTGCTATGAAGCTGATACCGTTATTGTGGCCATCGGTCAGATGGGAGTTCTGGATTTTGCAGATGAACAAGGCATTGCTTTGACGCCTCCCGGCGGGCTTGAAGCTGATCCCGTGACTTTGCAGACGCCCATTGACTGGGTATTTGCCGGTGGCGATGCGTTTTACGGTCCCAAATCTGTTGTGGATGCCATTGCCAGTGGAAAGACTGCGGCACAAAGTATGCACAGGTTCATCAATGGTGAAGATTTGATGGAAGGCCGTGAAGAAAAATCCTGGGATTATGAAAAACCCGATATTGATAATGTCCCAAGACTCCAGAGGCCGATACCTGCAAAAATCAGTGTGGAAGAAAGAGAAGGCAATTTCAGGGAAGTAACCTTGAATCTTGCCAAAGAAGCCATTGACAAAGAGGCGGCCCGTTGTCTTTCCTGTGGTATCTGTTCGGAATGCTACCAGTGTGTGGATGCCTGTCTTGCAGGGGCGATCAACCATGAAGAACAGCCGAAAATAAGAGATCTGAATGTGGGGTCTGTCATACTTACAACCGGTGCAACAACCTTTGATCCGTCAGGGCTGGATGATATCTACATGTACAACCGGTCACAAAATGTGATGACATCTCTTGAGTTTGAAAGAATTTTAAGTGCGGGCGGCCCCACCATGGGCCATCTTGTCAGGCCTTCTGATGAAAAAGAGCCTGAAAAGATTGCATGGCTTCAATGCATAGGGTCAAGGGATACCAACCGGTGCGGTAACGGTTATTGTTCATCGGTCTGCTGCATGTATGCAATTAAAGATGCCATGATTGCCAAAGAACATTCCGACAAGGAACTGGATGCGGCCATATTTAATATGGACATGCGGACCTTTGGCAAAGATTATGAAAAGTATTATAACAGGGCCGCAGACCAGGAAGGGGTCAGGTTTGTAAAATCAAGAATTCATTCTGTAGTTGAAGAGCCTGGAACAGACAATCTTATTCTCAATTATGCCGATGAAGAAGGCAAAATGCACCAGGAAGTCTTTGACATGGTTATTTTGTCTGTGGGGCTTGTTATTCCGGAAGAGAGTGTGGCTCTTGCCAACAGGATAGGAGTTGAGCTGGACAAGTATAATTTTGTTAAAACCCCAACCTTTAACCCATTGCAGACATCCAGGCCGGGGATCTATGTATCCGGCTCTTTTCAGGGCCCCAAGGATATTCCTTCTTCCATAACAGAGGCAAGCGGGTCTGCATGTGCAGCCGGAATAAAACTTGCTGCAGCGCGTCATACCAACACAAAAACCGTTGTCATGCCTGAGCAAAGAGATGTTTTAGGAGAAGAACCCAGAATTGGGGTGTTTGTCTGTAAATGCGGTATTAATATTGCCGGGATTATTGATGTTGAGGAGGTTGAAAATTATACCAAGACACTTCCCAATGTCGTGTATACCGGTGAAAATCTGTTTACCTGTTCCCAGGATACCCAGGTTTCTATTAAAGAAATTATCAATGAACACAACCTTAATCGTGTGGTGGTGGCGTCCTGTACACCCAAGACCCATGAAGGCATTTTCATGGATACCCTGGAAGAGGCGGGTTTGAATAAATATCTGTTTGAAATGGCCAATATTCGAAATCAGGATTCCTGGATGCATTTTCACGAGCCTGAAAAAGCGACCCGCAAAGCCAAGGATCTGATTCGAATGGCAGTGGCAAGGGTGGCAACATTAGGGCCGCTGCATGACAAAAGAATCTCGGTCATTGACAAGGCATTGGTGATTGGCGGCGGTGTGGCCGGTATGACGGCGGCAAAAGGTCTTGCAGATCAAGGTTACCATGTTACCCTGGTTGAAAAACAAAATCATCTTGGGGGGCTTGGAAACCGGTTGCACCATACAATTGAAGGCGATGATATAAAAGCTTATTTGAAAGAGCTTATTGACACGGTTGAGAATCACGATAAGATTGAAATTCTTAAGCAGGCATTGATTGTCGAGTTTGGCGGATATAAAGGCAATTTTAATACTACGGTACTTGTCGGCACATCAATGGAAGAAAGAAAGATTGACCATGGTGCCATGATTGTGGCAACCGGTGCAACAGAATACCAGCCCACGGAATTTCTTTACAATGAAAGCGAGGCTGTGGTCACTCAGCTTGAATTATCCGATATGATGGAGGAGAACAAGGTTGGAAATCCTGACCGTGTTATCATGATTCAATGCGTGGGCTCAAGAAACCAGGAAAATCCAAATTGTTCACGAGTATGCTGTCAGAGTGCAGTTAAAAATGCCATTGCCTTGAAAGAAAAAAATCCTGATACAGATGTGTTTATTCTTTACAGGGATATGAGAATGTATTCCATGCTGGAAGAGTTTTACACAAAAGCAAGGAATATGGGGGTGATTTTTTCACGGTTTGATCCTGAAAATAAACCCGAGGTAACCAAAGGCCAGGACGGTAAGCTGTCTGTGACATTCACGGATCATGTGCTGGGATGCAAAGTGGAAGCAAGTGCGGATCTTGTTGTCTTGAGCGCCGGTGTTAAGGCTGCTGATACTGAAGAACTTGCAACAATTATTAAAACCAACACAAATGCAGAAGGCTTTTTTATGGAAGCCCATGTAAAGCTCAGGCCGGTTGAAGCTCCCACGGAAGGGATTTTTATCTGTGGCACTGCTCACGGACCAAAATTAATTACCGAAACCATTACGCAGGCTATGGCAGCAGCATCACGGGCAACCACATTCCTTTCCCAGGAATCTTTGACCCTGTCATCTGTAACAGCAGAAGTGATGCAGGAAAATTGTGCTGCATGTCTGGTTTGCGTCAGATCCTGTCCGTATAATGTGCCGGTTATAAATGAACTTGGGGTAAGCTATATTGACCCTGCATTGTGTCAGGGATGCGGGGTGTGCGCATCTGAATGTCCTGCTAAAACAATCAAATTAAACTGGTATGAAGATAATCAGTTGCTCAGCAAGGTTGAGTCTTTGCTGGAGGGGGTAATATGA
- a CDS encoding AmpG family muropeptide MFS transporter, producing MKHLSNFSFLHTVRVMLSWKMMAMFFFGFSSGFPFYIVKDVLKLWMTESNIDLTTIGLFSALSLPYTLKFVWSPLMDGYVPCFLGRRRGWILIAQLGLMISIALIGQFDPSDSLFGIVFMALCINFFGASQDISLDAFRREYLTSDELGFGTGVWMNAWRLGMYVAIGLSLLTELNISWATIHILLSLMMGIGMLTTLFVSEPKIDEGPPVSIKEAVVEPFVEFFKRNSAMLVLLFILLYKIGDNMAGAMTIPFILKMGFSKTEYFVIVKGIGMFGLFGGVILGGAVMIRLGIARSLWVFGVLQALSTAFFAILIVMDHNSLIWLDYRQIILGCVVGFEFFSTGLGQAAYATYMAIQTNKRFTATQYALLTSLMAVPGVFAASVTGFMAKYLGWDLFYLLCAGFAVPGMLLLFKIAPWNASNEALEKGF from the coding sequence ATGAAACACCTATCCAACTTTTCTTTTTTGCACACTGTCCGTGTCATGTTATCCTGGAAAATGATGGCCATGTTTTTTTTTGGTTTCTCCTCCGGGTTTCCATTTTATATTGTCAAGGACGTATTAAAATTGTGGATGACAGAGTCCAATATAGATCTGACGACCATCGGTCTTTTTTCCGCCCTAAGTCTTCCGTACACCTTGAAATTTGTCTGGTCTCCGTTGATGGACGGATATGTTCCATGTTTTTTGGGCAGACGCAGGGGGTGGATTTTGATTGCTCAATTGGGGCTTATGATAAGTATTGCACTCATAGGGCAATTTGACCCTTCAGATTCACTGTTTGGAATTGTTTTCATGGCATTGTGCATCAATTTTTTCGGGGCAAGCCAGGATATTTCCCTGGATGCATTCCGGCGCGAATACCTGACCAGCGATGAACTTGGATTCGGCACAGGGGTATGGATGAATGCCTGGCGTCTTGGAATGTATGTTGCAATAGGTCTGTCACTTTTAACGGAGTTAAACATCAGTTGGGCCACAATTCACATCCTTTTGTCCTTGATGATGGGAATTGGCATGTTAACAACTTTGTTTGTTTCTGAACCAAAAATAGATGAAGGTCCGCCGGTTTCAATTAAAGAGGCGGTTGTTGAACCTTTTGTTGAGTTTTTCAAACGCAACAGTGCTATGCTGGTTCTTTTATTCATCTTATTATATAAAATAGGCGACAATATGGCAGGTGCCATGACCATTCCTTTTATTCTTAAAATGGGGTTTTCCAAAACAGAATATTTTGTCATTGTCAAAGGCATCGGAATGTTCGGACTGTTTGGCGGAGTGATTCTCGGGGGGGCTGTCATGATTCGCCTGGGCATTGCCAGGTCCCTGTGGGTATTTGGTGTTCTTCAAGCCTTATCTACTGCGTTCTTTGCCATATTAATTGTCATGGATCATAATTCATTGATATGGCTGGACTACCGCCAGATTATTCTGGGGTGTGTTGTAGGGTTTGAGTTCTTTTCCACGGGGCTTGGGCAGGCAGCCTATGCAACCTATATGGCGATACAGACCAACAAAAGATTTACCGCTACCCAATATGCATTGCTGACAAGTTTAATGGCTGTTCCCGGGGTTTTTGCCGCATCTGTTACAGGGTTTATGGCGAAATATCTGGGGTGGGATCTGTTTTATCTTTTGTGTGCCGGGTTTGCTGTTCCGGGAATGCTGCTGTTGTTCAAAATTGCACCCTGGAATGCAAGCAACGAAGCTCTGGAAAAAGGATTTTGA
- a CDS encoding MBL fold metallo-hydrolase, whose protein sequence is MDIKCWGSRGSISVSGEKYKKYGGDTTCVAVTAKSGETIIIDAGTGIRRLGNSLIKQKITRYYLLFTHAHWDHILGIAFFRPLQFSNVKIILQDRKFSDVSTRAVLAEVMKQPFFPISLKDLRADIKFDTALNDTFTIGSVRVETIPTSHNGGGLGYKFIEDKKTFVFLTDNELGFDHPEGKGFDAYLEFSRNTDLLFHDAEYTENEYSLKKGWGHSSIQDVLDLALKANVKKLGLFHLNQDRTDVQMDNIVRKCRSELKKKNVVLDFFAVPCNMEIHL, encoded by the coding sequence ATGGATATCAAATGTTGGGGCTCAAGAGGGTCCATCTCTGTATCGGGTGAGAAATACAAAAAGTATGGTGGGGATACTACCTGTGTTGCAGTTACTGCAAAATCAGGGGAAACGATCATTATTGATGCGGGAACAGGTATCCGTCGCCTGGGCAATTCCTTAATCAAGCAAAAGATCACCCGGTATTATCTTTTGTTTACCCATGCCCACTGGGATCATATTTTGGGAATTGCTTTTTTCAGACCACTGCAATTCAGTAACGTTAAAATAATATTACAGGATCGTAAATTTTCAGATGTCAGTACCCGGGCTGTATTGGCTGAAGTTATGAAACAGCCTTTTTTCCCGATCAGTTTAAAGGATCTGAGAGCAGATATCAAATTTGACACTGCATTAAACGATACATTCACCATCGGGTCTGTCAGGGTTGAAACCATTCCCACCAGCCATAACGGCGGAGGGTTGGGGTATAAGTTTATTGAAGACAAAAAAACATTTGTTTTTTTAACAGACAATGAACTTGGATTTGATCATCCTGAAGGAAAAGGCTTTGATGCGTATCTGGAATTTTCACGAAATACAGATCTCTTGTTTCATGATGCAGAATACACTGAAAATGAGTATAGCCTAAAAAAGGGTTGGGGGCATTCGTCGATTCAGGATGTATTGGATCTGGCATTAAAAGCCAACGTGAAAAAACTAGGTCTGTTTCATTTGAATCAGGACAGAACCGATGTCCAGATGGACAATATTGTCAGGAAATGCCGGTCCGAACTGAAAAAGAAAAATGTCGTCCTCGACTTTTTTGCAGTCCCCTGCAATATGGAAATCCATCTTTAA
- a CDS encoding acyl-CoA dehydrogenase, with protein MAQLICDRRDVDFVLHEQIKMVEHKAFKEFNKKAIDLIVNEARNLAIKEILPTFKDGDETGCKLVNDRVTVPESFKRAWKLYCEGEWLAMCDDPDVGGQGMPKIVGCAVLEHMVGANSAFMLYYGMTHGAAKLVEAFGTEKQKKLYMKKMFAGIWGGTMVLTEPHAGSDVGALTTTATQKEDGTYSIQGSKIFISAGDHDLCDNIIHPVLARIDGAPAGTKGISLFLVPKYRVNDDGSLGDFNNIVCTGLEHKMGIHGSATASLSLGDKGECIGTLLGEENKGMVAMFRMMNEARAFVGMQGFAVASASYMYALDYARNRVQGRHLLAGKDPAAQNVTIIQHPDVKRQLMNMKVYTEGMRSLIYYYCKCVDIIHTTDDKQLKSDTIALVEVLTPILKGHITDKAFEVCSHGVQIYGGYGYIREFPVEQLMRDSRIFMIYEGTNGIQAMDLIGRKLGLNHGKSFKYFINQMRKTVDTAKQIKGVEKLAEKVNHAVSRLEALAREIGERARSEKVLNAFAFAHPFLEVTGEVTFAWMHLWRASIAAPILAQKIGSLDKKTIAAKAEKNKDIAFYAGQIESANFFIHTLLPSAYGKMDAIIEGDSSVEDILDVSFGSK; from the coding sequence ATGGCACAACTTATTTGTGACAGAAGAGATGTAGATTTTGTTTTGCATGAGCAGATCAAGATGGTTGAACATAAAGCATTTAAAGAGTTTAATAAAAAAGCCATTGACCTGATTGTCAATGAAGCAAGAAACCTTGCCATAAAAGAAATTCTTCCCACGTTTAAGGATGGGGATGAGACAGGATGCAAACTTGTAAACGACCGGGTAACAGTTCCGGAATCCTTTAAACGGGCTTGGAAACTCTATTGTGAAGGCGAATGGCTGGCCATGTGTGATGATCCTGATGTTGGAGGTCAGGGAATGCCAAAGATTGTCGGATGTGCCGTACTGGAACACATGGTGGGTGCCAACTCAGCATTCATGCTCTATTACGGCATGACCCACGGGGCTGCCAAGCTGGTGGAAGCCTTTGGCACTGAAAAACAAAAAAAACTTTACATGAAAAAAATGTTTGCCGGTATCTGGGGTGGCACCATGGTTTTAACAGAACCCCATGCAGGATCAGACGTAGGGGCACTGACCACCACGGCAACCCAAAAAGAGGATGGCACTTATTCCATCCAGGGGTCAAAAATTTTCATCTCGGCCGGAGACCATGACCTGTGCGACAACATCATTCACCCGGTACTGGCCAGAATTGACGGCGCACCTGCTGGCACCAAGGGAATTTCCTTGTTCCTGGTTCCCAAATATCGTGTCAATGACGACGGCAGTCTGGGTGACTTCAATAATATCGTGTGTACGGGACTGGAACATAAAATGGGCATTCACGGCAGTGCCACAGCTTCTCTTTCCCTTGGAGACAAAGGCGAATGCATTGGCACGCTCTTGGGAGAAGAGAACAAAGGCATGGTAGCCATGTTCCGAATGATGAATGAAGCGCGTGCCTTTGTAGGTATGCAGGGATTTGCAGTGGCATCTGCATCTTATATGTATGCCCTTGATTATGCCAGAAACAGGGTACAGGGAAGACATCTGCTTGCAGGCAAAGATCCGGCAGCCCAAAATGTAACCATCATCCAGCACCCTGATGTGAAACGCCAGCTGATGAACATGAAAGTCTACACTGAAGGCATGCGCTCCTTGATCTATTATTATTGCAAATGCGTTGATATCATACACACCACAGATGACAAACAACTCAAATCAGATACAATTGCACTGGTTGAAGTGTTGACCCCCATTCTCAAAGGGCATATCACAGACAAGGCATTCGAGGTCTGCTCCCATGGCGTACAGATTTATGGCGGTTATGGCTATATCCGTGAATTCCCGGTTGAACAGCTCATGAGGGATTCAAGAATTTTCATGATTTATGAAGGCACCAATGGCATTCAGGCCATGGACCTTATCGGCAGAAAGCTTGGGCTAAATCATGGGAAAAGTTTTAAATACTTCATTAACCAGATGAGAAAGACTGTTGATACAGCAAAACAAATTAAAGGTGTTGAAAAACTGGCTGAAAAAGTCAACCATGCCGTATCCCGACTTGAAGCCCTTGCCCGGGAGATCGGAGAAAGGGCCAGATCTGAAAAAGTCCTGAATGCCTTTGCCTTTGCCCATCCTTTTCTTGAAGTGACAGGGGAAGTCACTTTTGCATGGATGCATTTGTGGCGGGCATCCATTGCCGCACCCATACTTGCCCAAAAAATCGGCAGTCTTGACAAAAAAACTATTGCTGCAAAAGCTGAAAAAAATAAAGACATCGCATTTTACGCAGGCCAGATTGAATCAGCTAATTTTTTTATTCATACTCTTTTGCCGTCAGCTTATGGTAAGATGGATGCAATTATAGAAGGCGACTCCAGTGTGGAAGATATTCTGGATGTCTCTTTTGGATCAAAATAA
- a CDS encoding phasin family protein, whose translation MFEYLKKSLLTGVGLALRSKNEIEDLAKEFAQKSKMSQDEAKDFLQECQQKYEEARTGFDKKVEKTIEKILLKLDLPSKSDIKTLNDRIDDLTKKLSDRP comes from the coding sequence ATGTTTGAATATCTGAAAAAAAGTCTGTTAACCGGTGTGGGGCTTGCCTTAAGATCTAAAAATGAAATTGAAGATCTGGCAAAGGAATTTGCTCAAAAATCCAAAATGAGCCAGGACGAAGCAAAAGATTTTTTACAGGAATGTCAGCAAAAATATGAAGAAGCAAGGACAGGATTTGATAAAAAAGTTGAAAAAACCATAGAAAAGATCCTGTTAAAACTGGATCTGCCATCCAAATCAGACATCAAAACACTCAATGACCGGATTGATGACCTTACAAAAAAACTGTCTGACCGCCCATGA
- a CDS encoding ABC1 kinase family protein → MLSIKKIGRVSKRYRNLMRYQHIIGIILKYGFENIIDAMNIERYIESGLQLIHVVNKHEKVEKLSKNQRIRMALEELGPTFIKMGQILSSRPDLIPVDLLNELEKLQDHVKPFEFEHVKTIIASEFGKSHEKIFDSIEETAFASASIGQVHRAQTHNHDQIAVKIQRPGIRKTIETDLEIMLHLASIMENNIEEVALFKPVKIVEEFAKTLEKELDYSIEASNMQRMAQQFKDDKTIQIPKVYGAESSERVLAMEYIRGIKADDVEAIESAGLDKKLITRRGADFIMKQVFEHGFFHADPHPGNIFIMKKNRICPVDFGMTGFIDQTTREVFVDLIHSITTNNFKLTSRLLCELAEYEIQPDLTSLEKDVSQFVSLHLSKSLKDIKTAKMVNQFLELCAIHKLRIPPDFFLMIKAFISIEGVAKKLDPDFDMISHAVPYVTAAKYRKFKTSRITEELIGMARESYKLLRIFPMDAVEIMRLIKSGKLSFDIKIKGLDKMLNTQDQTSNRISFSIIIAALILGSAILINSEVPPMLFGVSVIGIAGFLAAAVMGIWLLIAIIQKGRL, encoded by the coding sequence ATGCTGAGCATTAAAAAAATCGGCCGGGTAAGCAAGCGATACCGCAACCTTATGCGGTATCAGCACATCATTGGTATCATTTTAAAGTATGGTTTTGAAAACATTATTGATGCCATGAATATTGAGCGTTACATTGAATCTGGCCTTCAGCTCATTCACGTTGTCAACAAACATGAAAAAGTAGAAAAACTTTCAAAAAATCAGCGCATCAGAATGGCGCTTGAAGAACTCGGGCCAACCTTTATCAAGATGGGCCAGATTCTTTCTTCCCGTCCGGATCTCATTCCCGTCGACCTTTTAAATGAACTTGAAAAATTGCAGGATCATGTTAAGCCGTTTGAATTTGAACATGTAAAAACCATTATTGCCTCTGAGTTTGGCAAATCCCATGAAAAAATATTTGATTCAATTGAAGAAACTGCTTTTGCCAGTGCTTCTATTGGACAGGTACACCGGGCACAGACCCATAATCATGATCAGATTGCAGTAAAAATTCAGAGACCAGGCATCCGGAAAACCATTGAAACAGACCTTGAAATCATGCTTCACCTTGCCTCCATCATGGAAAACAATATTGAGGAAGTGGCGCTGTTTAAACCGGTCAAAATTGTGGAAGAATTTGCCAAAACCCTTGAAAAAGAACTGGATTACTCTATTGAAGCATCAAATATGCAACGAATGGCACAGCAGTTCAAAGATGACAAAACCATACAGATTCCCAAAGTTTATGGCGCCGAATCCAGCGAACGGGTTCTGGCCATGGAGTATATCAGAGGAATCAAGGCGGATGATGTTGAGGCAATTGAATCTGCCGGACTTGATAAAAAACTGATCACACGGCGGGGGGCTGATTTCATAATGAAGCAGGTATTTGAGCATGGATTCTTCCATGCAGATCCCCATCCCGGCAATATCTTTATCATGAAAAAAAACCGTATCTGCCCTGTGGATTTTGGAATGACTGGGTTTATTGATCAAACCACCCGTGAGGTTTTTGTGGATCTGATTCACAGTATTACCACCAATAATTTCAAACTAACCTCACGGCTGCTTTGCGAACTGGCTGAATATGAAATCCAGCCGGATTTAACAAGTCTTGAAAAAGATGTGTCTCAATTTGTATCCCTGCACCTGTCAAAATCATTAAAAGATATTAAAACCGCAAAAATGGTCAACCAATTCCTTGAACTGTGTGCGATACATAAACTTCGAATACCACCGGATTTTTTCCTGATGATAAAAGCATTTATATCCATTGAGGGTGTCGCTAAAAAACTGGACCCTGATTTTGATATGATTTCCCATGCAGTTCCTTATGTTACGGCTGCAAAATACCGAAAGTTCAAAACTTCAAGAATCACAGAAGAATTGATAGGCATGGCAAGAGAATCTTATAAACTACTCCGGATCTTTCCAATGGATGCTGTTGAGATCATGCGCCTCATAAAATCGGGAAAACTGTCTTTTGATATAAAAATTAAAGGCCTGGATAAAATGTTGAATACCCAGGACCAGACCAGCAACAGAATTTCTTTTTCAATCATTATAGCGGCATTGATATTGGGGTCGGCAATACTTATAAACTCAGAAGTTCCACCTATGCTTTTCGGGGTATCCGTGATAGGGATTGCAGGATTTCTTGCTGCTGCCGTTATGGGAATCTGGCTGCTGATTGCCATCATTCAAAAAGGACGGCTGTGA
- a CDS encoding chemotaxis protein CheD — MTQNSEKQVTKDYFLKPGYIYLPDRPTTISTVLGSSVAVSLYDKSLKAGGMNHFLFPYIETRKKTTAKYGNIAVLTLIRMMAANGSDISNLEAQLFGGAFNPEYSKKDIGKDNLKTARHILSGKKIKIVSEDIGGELGRKIVFNTGTYEIAILKVDRLRESDWYPYSGDR; from the coding sequence ATGACACAAAATTCTGAAAAACAGGTCACCAAAGATTATTTTTTGAAACCCGGCTATATATATCTGCCGGACAGACCCACTACGATTTCAACTGTGCTGGGATCGTCAGTGGCTGTTAGTCTGTATGACAAATCACTTAAAGCAGGCGGAATGAATCATTTTCTTTTTCCATATATTGAAACCCGGAAAAAAACAACAGCCAAGTATGGCAATATTGCTGTTCTGACCTTGATTCGAATGATGGCGGCCAATGGGTCTGATATTTCAAACCTGGAAGCACAACTGTTTGGTGGTGCGTTTAACCCGGAATATTCAAAAAAAGATATTGGCAAAGACAATTTGAAGACAGCCAGGCATATTTTATCCGGGAAAAAAATTAAAATAGTTTCAGAAGATATCGGTGGTGAACTGGGCAGGAAAATTGTCTTTAATACAGGAACCTATGAAATAGCGATATTAAAAGTGGACAGGTTGAGAGAGTCGGACTGGTATCCGTATTCAGGAGACAGATAG